From Candidatus Alcyoniella australis, a single genomic window includes:
- a CDS encoding RDD family protein: MKCPKCGFVSFDYLDACKKCGGDLRAHKRKLGIISEAPKVPIEGEPKAEQRSERLRDRFRRMRGKEKLGPGLPDFEDQQQRRMLDESIRAERERARLETEKLAQEKQRIEIEARRLAQEQTRIQGEAQKLAQQREQTQAEQRKLIQEREQAEQAARLAREQEQRAKFEGEAQARAEVEQRIRLEVERVGREAEQRAAQEIERTRQQAEERTKLELEKARNEIELRAQREIEQARQEVEQARQEVERSVHDQAAQLAREQAEQLAKQQIEQRVKAEVERAEQQAERLMSQKLEQVRLEAEQHVAKQVELARLNAESEARSELQQLNGEHDRQNGELEQEYRHETQRREQLEAELEQLEGERQSRLAQEDSARIEAQRAIGEGREQARILAREREQIDLERQQLAQERQAAARARTEAAEAMRIEKAAEQPAASADQDRPAAAVASASLESASEAIRVELGQRPEREIDIVEQMVVPKGGFWRRGAACAFDVGIFLVLAALMLWGLKSVQAPDQNAAPFILSIAAYIYVALVLVLAFYFVLFHSFSGQTPGKILLGLRLVDTQGEPVGLARSFFRYVCWLFAVMPLGLGLLYSAFDINKRGWHDYLAGTLVIRTK; the protein is encoded by the coding sequence ATGAAATGCCCCAAATGTGGCTTCGTCAGCTTCGACTACCTCGACGCTTGCAAGAAGTGCGGGGGAGATCTGCGCGCGCACAAGCGCAAGCTGGGGATCATCTCCGAGGCGCCCAAGGTTCCGATCGAAGGCGAGCCCAAGGCTGAGCAGCGCTCGGAGCGGCTGCGTGATCGGTTCCGCAGGATGCGCGGCAAAGAAAAACTCGGCCCCGGCCTGCCCGATTTTGAGGATCAACAGCAAAGACGGATGCTCGACGAATCGATCCGCGCCGAGCGCGAGAGAGCCCGGCTCGAGACGGAGAAGCTCGCCCAAGAGAAGCAGCGGATCGAGATCGAGGCCCGCCGACTGGCCCAGGAACAGACGCGCATCCAGGGCGAGGCACAGAAGCTCGCACAGCAGCGTGAGCAGACCCAGGCCGAACAGCGCAAGCTGATCCAAGAGCGGGAACAGGCCGAGCAAGCGGCCCGGTTGGCCCGGGAGCAAGAGCAGCGGGCCAAGTTCGAGGGTGAAGCGCAGGCGCGCGCCGAGGTCGAGCAGCGTATTCGGCTGGAAGTCGAACGCGTCGGTCGCGAGGCGGAACAGCGGGCGGCCCAGGAGATCGAACGCACGCGCCAACAGGCCGAGGAACGGACCAAGCTCGAGCTGGAAAAAGCCCGCAATGAGATCGAGCTGCGCGCACAGCGCGAGATCGAGCAGGCCCGGCAGGAGGTCGAGCAGGCCCGGCAGGAGGTCGAGCGCAGCGTGCACGATCAGGCCGCGCAACTGGCCCGCGAACAGGCCGAACAGCTCGCCAAACAGCAGATCGAGCAACGCGTCAAGGCCGAGGTCGAGCGCGCCGAGCAACAGGCCGAGCGGCTGATGAGCCAGAAGCTCGAGCAGGTGCGGCTCGAGGCCGAGCAACATGTGGCCAAGCAGGTCGAGTTGGCCCGGCTCAACGCCGAAAGCGAGGCGCGCAGCGAACTACAGCAGCTCAATGGCGAGCACGACCGCCAAAACGGCGAGCTGGAACAAGAGTATCGCCACGAGACCCAACGTCGGGAGCAGCTCGAGGCCGAACTCGAACAGCTTGAGGGCGAGCGCCAATCGCGCCTGGCCCAGGAGGATAGCGCACGCATTGAGGCCCAGCGGGCTATCGGCGAGGGTCGGGAGCAGGCGCGGATTCTGGCCCGCGAACGCGAGCAGATCGATCTTGAGCGCCAACAGCTGGCCCAGGAGCGCCAAGCGGCGGCTCGCGCACGGACCGAGGCTGCCGAGGCAATGCGGATCGAAAAGGCCGCTGAGCAGCCCGCGGCGTCGGCCGACCAAGACCGGCCGGCCGCAGCCGTTGCAAGCGCCTCCCTTGAGTCGGCTTCCGAGGCGATCCGTGTTGAACTCGGGCAGCGCCCCGAGCGCGAGATCGACATTGTCGAACAGATGGTGGTGCCCAAGGGCGGATTCTGGCGTCGCGGTGCGGCCTGCGCCTTTGACGTCGGCATCTTTCTGGTGCTCGCTGCGCTGATGCTCTGGGGGCTGAAGTCAGTGCAGGCGCCGGACCAGAACGCAGCCCCGTTCATCCTATCGATTGCGGCCTACATCTACGTGGCGCTGGTGCTGGTGCTGGCCTTCTACTTCGTGCTGTTCCACTCCTTTTCCGGCCAGACTCCAGGCAAGATTTTGCTCGGACTGCGGCTGGTCGATACCCAGGGCGAGCCGGTGGGCCTGGCGCGCAGCTTCTTCCGCTATGTGTGTTGGCTGTTCGCGGTGATGCCGCTGGGGCTGGGCCTGCTCTACAGCGCGTTCGACATCAACAAGCGCGGCTGGCACGACTACCTGGCCGGAACCCTGGTGATCAGGACCAAGTGA
- a CDS encoding glycosyltransferase family 4 protein, protein MRVAMIGLKGIPATTGGIERHVEQLAPLLVGPQVQVAAYCRRWYTSDDGPLHGVERIFQPTIKTKHLDAISHSLFSTLSALKRDFDLIHFHALGPASLALLPHLAGRPVVVTVHGLDYERAKWGAVARWSLRQAERVLTHCATRVIVVSHTLAQYFEQRWGIDARAIPNGVPLPRRLDPRLISDRWGLERGRYVLSLGRLVAEKRVQDLIAAFKTIDCGGRLVIAGDANFAESYAADLRRAAADDPRVLFTGAVTGDELCELLSNAAAFVQASELEGLPIALLEALSYGLPVVASEIAVHGEVLNGAGGPYGLLYPTGDVGALAQRLGGLLADPDSGRSMGERAVAHVAEHYTWQRAARSTLEVYRQALGHSA, encoded by the coding sequence ATGAGGGTGGCGATGATCGGGCTCAAGGGAATTCCGGCCACCACCGGCGGGATCGAACGCCACGTGGAACAGCTTGCGCCGCTGCTGGTCGGCCCGCAGGTGCAGGTCGCGGCCTATTGCCGCCGTTGGTACACCAGCGACGACGGGCCGCTGCACGGCGTAGAGCGCATCTTCCAACCCACGATCAAAACCAAGCACCTCGACGCAATCAGCCACAGCCTGTTCTCCACGCTCTCGGCGCTAAAGCGCGATTTTGACCTGATCCATTTCCACGCCCTGGGACCGGCCAGCCTCGCACTCCTGCCACACCTGGCGGGTCGGCCGGTGGTGGTCACGGTGCATGGATTGGACTACGAACGCGCCAAGTGGGGAGCGGTCGCCCGCTGGAGTCTGCGCCAGGCCGAGCGCGTGCTGACCCACTGCGCCACGCGGGTGATCGTGGTCTCCCATACCCTGGCGCAATATTTCGAGCAGCGGTGGGGCATTGACGCGCGGGCGATTCCCAACGGCGTGCCGCTGCCGCGCCGCCTCGATCCGCGATTGATCAGCGACCGCTGGGGGCTCGAGCGCGGCCGCTATGTGCTCTCGTTGGGACGGCTGGTGGCCGAAAAGCGCGTGCAGGATCTGATCGCGGCCTTCAAGACCATCGACTGCGGAGGGCGACTGGTGATCGCCGGGGACGCCAACTTCGCCGAGTCGTACGCCGCCGACCTGAGGCGCGCGGCGGCCGACGATCCGCGGGTGCTGTTTACCGGCGCGGTAACCGGAGACGAGCTCTGCGAGCTGTTGAGCAACGCCGCGGCGTTTGTGCAGGCCAGCGAGCTCGAGGGGCTGCCGATCGCGCTGCTCGAGGCGTTGAGCTACGGGCTGCCGGTGGTCGCCAGCGAGATCGCGGTGCACGGCGAGGTGCTCAACGGCGCGGGCGGTCCCTACGGCCTGCTCTATCCCACGGGCGACGTCGGGGCGCTGGCGCAGCGGCTCGGAGGGCTGTTGGCCGACCCGGATTCAGGACGGTCGATGGGCGAGCGCGCCGTGGCCCACGTGGCCGAGCACTACACCTGGCAGCGGGCCGCGCGCAGTACGTTGGAGGTCTACCGCCAGGCACTGGGGCACAGCGCATGA
- a CDS encoding sugar transferase has protein sequence MERERLEVRSWLVFLLDATLLLYAFMVSYSLRMTWLFVGGLTLAPMVEYTWLVMAHTAICLVVLALSGTYSPQVQLGFLQTVWNIIKSVGLSIGLIVLFLFLVKDHSLSRSLVGLLGVISVLVLLLEKSALKLISDSMRRRGVAAIQAIVVGTGRRAQMLMDSLDNHPELGYSVIGLMDVEPELVGQTVRGVPVLGTLGSLPKILDSHQVDEVFFAMPFHMLPDLKRRIYICEEVGVRATVMAEFIRPAIATTRITTHLGIPLLSYSTTPTQVWQLLVKEIFDRIAALIILVLIMPLLIALALAIRLDSRGPVLFNQVRSGLHGRRFKMLKFRTMVHGAESMRDELEGLNEMNGPVFKIKRDPRVTRIGSLLRRYSLDELPQFWNVLTGEMSIVGPRPPIPSEVDKYERWQRRRLSMKPGLTCYWQISGRNEVDFDAWMELDLKYIDNWSLLLDAMILLRTIPVVLLGKGAS, from the coding sequence GTGGAACGCGAACGGCTCGAGGTCCGCTCGTGGCTGGTGTTTCTGCTCGACGCCACGTTGCTGCTGTACGCGTTCATGGTGTCCTACAGCCTGCGCATGACCTGGCTGTTCGTCGGCGGCCTGACCCTGGCGCCGATGGTCGAGTACACCTGGCTGGTGATGGCCCACACGGCGATCTGCCTGGTGGTGCTCGCCCTTTCGGGCACCTACTCGCCCCAGGTCCAGCTCGGATTTTTGCAGACCGTATGGAACATCATCAAGTCGGTCGGCCTGTCCATCGGCCTAATTGTACTGTTCCTGTTTCTGGTCAAGGACCACTCGCTCAGCCGTTCGCTGGTCGGCCTATTGGGCGTGATCTCGGTGCTGGTGCTGCTGCTGGAGAAGTCGGCGCTCAAGCTGATTTCAGACAGCATGCGCCGCCGCGGCGTGGCCGCGATCCAGGCGATCGTGGTCGGCACCGGACGGCGCGCGCAGATGCTGATGGACTCATTGGACAACCATCCCGAGCTGGGCTACAGCGTGATCGGGCTGATGGACGTCGAACCCGAGCTGGTCGGCCAGACCGTGCGCGGGGTTCCGGTGCTCGGCACTTTGGGCAGCCTGCCCAAGATCCTCGACAGCCACCAGGTGGACGAGGTGTTCTTCGCCATGCCCTTCCACATGCTGCCCGACCTCAAACGCCGGATCTACATCTGCGAGGAGGTCGGCGTGCGCGCCACGGTGATGGCCGAGTTCATTCGGCCGGCGATCGCCACCACGCGCATCACCACCCACCTGGGCATCCCGCTGCTGAGCTACTCGACCACTCCGACTCAGGTCTGGCAGCTGCTGGTCAAGGAGATCTTCGACCGCATCGCCGCGCTGATCATCCTGGTGCTGATCATGCCGCTATTGATCGCCTTGGCCCTGGCGATCAGGCTGGACAGTCGCGGGCCGGTGCTGTTCAACCAGGTCCGCTCCGGCCTGCACGGCCGACGCTTCAAGATGCTTAAGTTCCGCACCATGGTCCACGGCGCCGAGAGCATGCGCGACGAGCTCGAGGGGCTCAACGAGATGAATGGCCCGGTGTTCAAGATCAAACGCGATCCGCGGGTCACCCGAATCGGCTCGCTGCTACGGCGCTACAGCCTCGACGAGCTGCCCCAGTTCTGGAACGTGCTGACCGGCGAGATGAGCATCGTCGGGCCGCGTCCGCCGATCCCCTCCGAGGTCGATAAATACGAACGCTGGCAACGACGCAGGCTGAGCATGAAGCCCGGCCTAACCTGCTATTGGCAGATCAGCGGCCGCAATGAGGTCGATTTCGACGCCTGGATGGAACTCGACCTGAAATACATCGACAACTGGTCGCTGCTGCTCGACGCGATGATCCTACTGCGGACGATCCCCGTGGTGTTGCTGGGCAAGGGCGCGTCCTAG
- a CDS encoding radical SAM protein: MYRGPTHATIAVTSRCNSRCAMCSIWQREQIEEIEPSVYFRLPQSLVNVNITGGEPFLRPNILQVVTAISERLPKARLVISTNGLATEKIADITRQILDFKTDIGVRVSLDGRPRTHDQLRGIPGAYNKALRTLERLRAIGVADLGLAFTLARGNEAQLLYVHELCRKLGVEFSLSMVHSSPHFFGDHDDFSPDPELAMLSLERLIRRQLYSLHPKSWGRAYFSQGLIDRLCNRGRPLPCGAIRDLFHLDPFGRVYPCNMLDAPMGNLAQQTYAQMVAEDRRGCQAVRDCSLACWMVCTAAPAMRRNRMSVLWWVAKRAAALTLRREPETCRA; encoded by the coding sequence ATGTATCGGGGACCCACGCACGCCACAATCGCGGTCACCAGCCGTTGCAACAGCCGTTGCGCGATGTGTTCGATCTGGCAGCGCGAACAGATCGAGGAGATCGAGCCCAGCGTCTACTTCAGGCTGCCGCAGAGCCTGGTAAACGTGAACATCACCGGCGGCGAGCCGTTTCTGCGGCCCAACATTTTGCAGGTGGTCACCGCGATCAGCGAACGGTTGCCCAAGGCGCGGCTGGTGATCTCCACAAACGGCCTGGCAACCGAAAAAATTGCTGATATCACTCGTCAAATACTCGATTTTAAAACCGACATCGGCGTGCGGGTCAGCCTCGACGGCAGGCCGCGGACCCACGATCAACTGCGCGGAATCCCCGGTGCCTACAACAAGGCGCTACGTACCCTGGAGCGCCTGCGCGCAATCGGAGTGGCCGACCTGGGGCTGGCCTTCACCCTGGCGCGGGGCAATGAGGCCCAGCTGCTCTACGTGCATGAGCTTTGTCGCAAACTGGGGGTCGAGTTCTCGCTCTCGATGGTCCACAGCTCGCCCCATTTCTTCGGCGACCACGACGATTTCTCGCCCGATCCCGAGCTGGCGATGCTCAGCCTCGAACGCCTGATCCGACGCCAACTGTATTCGCTCCATCCCAAGAGCTGGGGCCGCGCCTATTTTTCCCAGGGGTTGATCGACCGGCTGTGCAATCGCGGCCGCCCCCTGCCCTGCGGCGCGATCCGCGACCTGTTCCACCTCGATCCCTTTGGCCGCGTCTACCCGTGCAACATGCTCGACGCACCGATGGGCAACCTGGCGCAGCAGACCTACGCCCAGATGGTGGCCGAAGATCGCCGCGGCTGCCAGGCTGTGCGCGATTGCAGTCTGGCCTGCTGGATGGTCTGCACCGCAGCGCCCGCCATGCGCCGCAATCGGATGAGCGTGCTGTGGTGGGTGGCCAAACGCGCCGCCGCCCTGACGTTGCGCCGCGAGCCGGAGACCTGTCGCGCATGA
- a CDS encoding methyltransferase domain-containing protein, which translates to MSCPACGGSAQRIRVWVSRSGRVVRCTDCGMVYSDPPAVPRELIPEGNKVADDPRQSMVNARRRLRWIARLGGPTQGRLLDVGCFDGAVTAAARRLGFEVTGLEPFAPAAEAARSNYGLNVIVQDVEHAEFADESFEVISLIHVFEHLPQPHLALERMVRWLTPGGVLALELPDSGSIWARLLGRGWRQYIIDHLRFYNRRVLLEMLRSHGLEVLGASKVGKRASLGLIADRIERYYWPRLGRGMGRWLGRHNLSNLGLTWYTGDIMFAVARKPVQGA; encoded by the coding sequence ATGAGCTGTCCGGCCTGCGGAGGAAGCGCCCAACGCATCCGGGTCTGGGTCAGCCGCTCGGGCCGGGTGGTGCGCTGCACCGACTGCGGCATGGTCTACTCCGACCCGCCGGCCGTGCCCCGCGAGCTGATTCCCGAGGGCAACAAGGTCGCCGACGATCCGCGGCAATCGATGGTCAACGCCCGCCGCAGACTGCGCTGGATCGCGCGTCTGGGAGGGCCGACCCAGGGCCGCCTGCTCGATGTGGGCTGCTTTGACGGCGCGGTCACCGCGGCGGCGCGACGACTGGGATTCGAGGTCACCGGACTCGAGCCGTTTGCCCCGGCGGCTGAAGCGGCGCGCAGTAACTACGGCCTGAACGTGATCGTCCAAGACGTTGAGCACGCGGAATTCGCGGACGAGAGCTTCGAGGTGATCTCGCTGATTCACGTGTTCGAGCATCTGCCCCAACCGCATCTGGCGCTGGAACGGATGGTCCGCTGGCTGACGCCCGGTGGGGTGCTGGCCCTCGAGCTGCCCGATTCGGGCAGCATCTGGGCACGGCTGCTGGGTCGCGGGTGGCGGCAATACATCATCGATCACCTGCGCTTCTACAACCGGCGCGTGCTGCTTGAGATGCTGCGCTCCCACGGCCTGGAGGTGCTCGGCGCGTCCAAGGTCGGCAAGCGCGCCAGCCTGGGGCTGATCGCCGACCGCATCGAGCGCTATTACTGGCCGCGACTGGGGCGCGGCATGGGTCGCTGGCTGGGACGGCACAATTTGAGCAACCTGGGGCTGACCTGGTATACCGGCGACATCATGTTCGCCGTGGCGCGCAAACCCGTGCAGGGGGCCTAG